One Citrus sinensis cultivar Valencia sweet orange chromosome 5, DVS_A1.0, whole genome shotgun sequence genomic window, ATCCAAACAAATTTGGTTCTTaacaaataaatgtaaatataaaagtcACAAATCACTATCAATGacctaaaagtaaaatttcatAGTAGATGTATTTGCAAAGGTCTTATTGGGATTGAGAATCAAATAATGCAGGATCAACTGAAGGTGTAAGTGAAAATGATGGTTGCTCTTtcatgaattttatgaaatcttCAACTACCTGTAGTCTGTTATCTTGCTCCTCAATCGTTTTTGCTTGCTCCTCAATCGTCTTTGCCATCTCCTGATTTTGTTGGGACAATGCTACATTGGATGTTAACTTTGAAGGacctatcattttcttcacAAAATTAGATTTCTTCCCCAAAACAAT contains:
- the LOC127902039 gene encoding uncharacterized protein LOC127902039, with the translated sequence MTETLGESPGLIALFLKMFWSEAKGLSSMEAKAKYDQMIDMKENSNTEENVEPLTDNQICEIVLGKKSNFVKKMIGPSKLTSNVALSQQNQEMAKTIEEQAKTIEEQDNRLQVVEDFIKFMKEQPSFSLTPSVDPALFDSQSQ